The Triticum dicoccoides isolate Atlit2015 ecotype Zavitan chromosome 6A, WEW_v2.0, whole genome shotgun sequence genome has a window encoding:
- the LOC119319075 gene encoding uncharacterized protein LOC119319075 — MAVCDPLSRSYVLLPPIPTDLAVQEEHPLDIVPILAPIGDDEDEMSFKVICLATYGSKITAFVFSSVTQQWCIAASIARSLSGVDYRPLGLRMSPTYGFRGLSGFDNVRGCFYLASPWLDKLFVLDTQRMEFFTVNYHTGYDILLTHLPGRILKFLASYDKPPRILPGQNRSLPGIVVGREGYLEKFSLVGDHSPNGSFDLYHMTQQNNGESSSDWQLENIIPLPRGYDYFTVSAAEGLLFLGATTQDQVDFDIASGVPLSRTDWDIDYFSLEVKTSELRKVCRSRGQFFQSEHVHWYFGYPPPLSKPSI; from the coding sequence ATGGCGGTGTGTGATCCCTTGTCACGGAGCTACGTGCTGCTCCCGCCCATACCGACGGACCTCGCTGTCCAGGAAGAGCACCCACTTGATATCGTGCCCATCCTTGCTCCCATTGGCGATGATGAAGATGAGATGTCGTTCAAGGTGATATGCTTAGCCACCTATGGTTCCAAGATAACCGCGTTTGTCTTCTCGTCTGTCACACAGCAATGGTGTATAGCTGCATCTATCGCTCGGAGTTTGTCAGGCGTGGACTATCGTCCCCTTGGACTGCGCATGTCTCCCACTTATGGGTTCCGTGGCTTGTCCGGTTTCGACAACGTGCGCGGATGCTTCTACTTGGCGTCACCTTGGTTAGACAAGTTGTTCGTGCTGGACACACAAAGAATGGAGTTTTTCACTGTGAACTATCACACCGGCTATGATATACTGCTCACACATCTGCCTGGCCGGATACTCAAATTTCTCGCCAGTTACGATAAACCCCCTAGAATTCTACCTGGCCAGAACAGAAGTTTGCCTGGCATTGTAGTAGGTAGAGAAGGATATCTCGAGAAGTTTTCTCTCGTCGGTGATCACAGCCCAAATGGCTCATTTGATCTCTATCATATGACTCAGCAAAACAATGGTGAATCTTCCAGTGATTGGCAGCTAGAGAATATTATACCGTTGCCTCGCGGATATGATTATTTCACTGTGAGTGCAGCTGAGGGACTCTTATTCCTTGGAGCCACTACTCAAGATCAAGTGGATTTTGATATAGCTTCCGGGGTACCATTGTCCAGGACTGATTGGGATATAGATTATTTTTCCCTCGAGGTCAAGACTTCTGAACTGAGGAAGGTTTGTAGGAGCAGGGGGCAATTCTTCCAATCTGAACATGTTCACTGGTACTTTGGCTACCCCCCGCCGTTGTCAAAACCAAGTATATGA
- the LOC119319242 gene encoding uncharacterized protein LOC119319242 gives MALCDPLSRRYVLLPPIPTDLAVQEEYPFDIVPILAPIADDEDDMSFKVICLAIYGSKLTAFVFSSVTQQWCITASIGWSLLDAHHPPLGLCMFSTYGFCGLPGFDNEGGCFYLASPLLDKLFVLDTQKMEFLTVKYHTGYDILVRHLPGRIIEFLARYGDPHIIQPGQDRSMRGIVVGREGDLEMFSLIGDHSPNGSFDLYHTTQQSNGESSNEWRMKNIIPLPGGHDYFTMSAAEGLLFLGATTEDQVGFDRESGPPLSRIDWDVDYFSLEVKTSEVRKVCTSKGKFFHAEHVHWYFGYPPSLSKPSV, from the coding sequence ATGGCGCTGTGTGATCCCTTGTCACGGCGCTACGTGCTGCTTCCGCCCATACCGACGGACCTCGCTGTCCAGGAAGAGTACCCATTTGATATCGTGCCCATCCTTGCTCCCATTGcggatgatgaagatgatatgtcgtTCAAGGTGATATGCTTAGCCATCTATGGTTCCAAGCTAACCGCCTTTGTCTTCTCGTCTGTCACACAGCAATGGTGTATAACTGCATCTATCGGTTGGAGTTTGTTAGACGCGCATCACCCTCCCCTTGGACTGTGCATGTTTTCCACTTATGGGTTCTGTGGCTTGCCCGGTTTCGACAACGAGGGCGGATGCTTCTACTTGGCGTCACCTTTGTTAGACAAGTTGTTCGTGCTGGACACACAAAAAATGGAGTTTCTCACTGTCAAATATCACACTGGCTATGATATACTGGTCAGACACCTGCCTGGCCGGATAATCGAATTTCTCGCCAGATACGGTGATCCCCATATAATTCAACCTGGCCAGGACAGAAGTATGCGTGGCATTGTAGTAGGTAGAGAAGGAGACCTCGAGATGTTTTCTCTCATCGGTGATCACAGCCCAAATGGCTCATTTGATCTCTATCATACGACTCAGCAAAGCAATGGTGAATCTTCCAATGAATGGCGGATGAAGAATATTATACCGTTGCCTGGAGGGCATGACTATTTCACCATGAGTGCGGCTGAGGGATTATTGTTCCTTGGAGCCACTACAGAAGATCAAGTGGGCTTTGATAGAGAGTCTGGGCCGCCATTGTCCAGGATTGATTGGGATGTAGATTATTTTTCGCTTGAGGTCAAGACTTCTGAAGTGAGGAAGGTTTGCACGAGCAAGGGGAAATTCTTCCATGCTGAACATGTTCACTGGTACTTTGGCTACCCCCCGTCGCTGTCAAAACCGAGTGTATGA